A stretch of the Sulfitobacter indolifex genome encodes the following:
- a CDS encoding IS256 family transposase: MTKNSLSDAAALRALLSETSDSNLLAEMLGFVADRLMALDVDQLCGASAHERRSDRMNHRNGYRSRAWETRAGRVDVKIPKLRKGSYLPEFLEPRRAAEKAMTAVIQEAYVQGLSTRSVDDLVKAMGMTDVSKSQVSRLCGEIDERVDAFLNRPLEGEWPYLWLDATYIKVRRGGRIVSVAAIVAVAVNLDGRREVLGIAVQPNEAEVFWDEFLRSLADRGLRGTRLIIAPSHGLQANHCRAVDDHKGLKAAAAKVLGATVQRCRVHFMRNALACVGKKDKPIVTAALRTAFDQDTLAASKEHWTELIDAFETRYPKLADLMRRAEDDVLAYKSFPREHWVKIHSTNPLERLNKEIKRRTNVVGIFPNEAAVTRLVGALMLEQNDEWAITRRYMTLETVAAICDTTPMDPATIAAL; encoded by the coding sequence ATGACCAAGAACAGTCTATCAGATGCTGCCGCGCTGCGTGCGCTTTTGTCAGAGACATCGGACAGCAACCTGCTTGCCGAGATGCTCGGGTTCGTCGCCGACCGCCTCATGGCACTGGATGTCGACCAGCTCTGCGGTGCCAGTGCGCACGAGCGACGCAGCGACCGCATGAACCATCGCAACGGATACCGGTCCCGAGCTTGGGAAACGCGTGCAGGAAGGGTTGATGTGAAGATCCCGAAGCTGCGCAAGGGCAGCTATCTGCCCGAGTTCCTTGAGCCCCGCCGGGCGGCGGAGAAAGCCATGACGGCTGTCATTCAAGAGGCCTATGTTCAGGGCCTGTCGACGCGCTCCGTGGATGATCTGGTCAAGGCGATGGGAATGACTGACGTATCGAAGAGCCAAGTCTCGCGGCTCTGCGGCGAGATTGATGAACGCGTCGATGCATTCCTGAACCGCCCGCTGGAAGGCGAATGGCCCTATCTCTGGCTTGACGCGACTTACATCAAGGTCCGCCGTGGCGGTCGGATCGTCAGCGTCGCTGCCATAGTGGCAGTGGCGGTCAACCTGGATGGACGCCGCGAGGTTCTGGGCATCGCTGTCCAGCCCAATGAAGCCGAGGTCTTCTGGGACGAATTTCTGCGTTCTCTGGCCGATCGCGGGCTGCGCGGCACCCGCCTGATCATCGCCCCCTCTCATGGTTTGCAAGCAAACCACTGCCGGGCAGTGGACGATCATAAGGGGCTGAAGGCCGCCGCGGCAAAGGTGCTCGGCGCGACCGTCCAGCGCTGCCGCGTCCACTTCATGCGCAACGCACTTGCTTGCGTCGGTAAGAAGGACAAGCCAATCGTCACCGCGGCGCTCAGAACCGCCTTCGACCAAGACACGCTGGCCGCGTCAAAAGAGCACTGGACCGAGCTGATCGACGCGTTTGAGACGCGCTATCCAAAGCTCGCGGATTTGATGCGCCGGGCTGAGGATGACGTGTTGGCCTACAAGAGCTTTCCCCGCGAGCATTGGGTCAAGATCCACAGCACAAACCCCCTTGAACGCCTCAACAAGGAGATTAAGCGCCGGACCAACGTTGTCGGCATCTTTCCAAACGAGGCCGCAGTCACACGACTGGTCGGAGCCCTGATGCTGGAGCAAAATGATGAGTGGGCAATCACGCGCCGCTACATGACACTGGAAACCGTCGCCGCCATTTGCGACACTACCCCCATGGACCCGGCGACAATCGCCGCCCTGTAA
- a CDS encoding glycosyltransferase family 2 protein has product MTKPPLVTIVIPTYNYGSYVIEAVRSAASQSYSHLEIIVVDDGSTDETAETLERMKDELPALQVITTEHCGVSHARNCGTRAGRGAYVAYLDADDLWHPSKIEKQVEAMAQHEGDPEWAAVYCLFRPINEHGMILGSAPAVETRGYFFARHLVINPIGNGSGMMMRRDLIIDLGGFDPALTHCEDLDVQLRISKRYKIELVREYLVGYRQHSNSASTHHLRMAKAVMDIADKHTAGKEIPAELRKATFAAADRYLWFKYLRGGAWWLGCKTFFKALTAEPLATFDDLMVRATPSFHRRFAAFRSKVAVDGAATTKHFFDMDPLSGVTLHEPPAFARLSQRFERFDAQLYERFAKRHSEARPKGEKG; this is encoded by the coding sequence GTGACTAAGCCGCCGCTCGTCACAATCGTTATCCCAACGTACAACTACGGGTCCTACGTTATCGAAGCTGTGCGCTCCGCAGCATCTCAGAGCTACAGCCATCTCGAGATCATTGTTGTCGATGATGGGTCCACTGATGAAACTGCCGAAACCCTCGAACGTATGAAAGATGAGCTTCCTGCACTGCAAGTGATCACGACCGAGCACTGTGGCGTATCGCACGCGCGAAACTGCGGCACGCGGGCCGGGCGGGGTGCTTATGTGGCGTATCTCGATGCCGATGATCTCTGGCATCCGTCGAAGATCGAAAAGCAAGTGGAGGCGATGGCGCAGCATGAGGGGGACCCGGAATGGGCCGCGGTCTACTGCTTATTCCGCCCCATCAACGAACACGGCATGATTTTAGGCAGCGCACCGGCAGTTGAGACGCGCGGCTATTTCTTCGCGCGCCATCTCGTCATCAACCCCATCGGCAATGGCAGCGGAATGATGATGCGGCGAGATTTGATCATAGACCTTGGCGGGTTTGATCCGGCGCTTACGCATTGCGAAGACTTGGACGTGCAGCTCCGCATCTCCAAGCGCTACAAGATCGAGCTCGTAAGGGAGTATCTCGTGGGCTACCGGCAGCACTCTAATTCTGCCTCCACGCACCATCTACGCATGGCGAAGGCTGTCATGGACATCGCCGATAAACACACGGCGGGTAAAGAAATCCCGGCGGAGCTGCGCAAGGCCACTTTCGCCGCGGCGGATCGCTACCTCTGGTTCAAATATCTCAGGGGCGGCGCCTGGTGGCTAGGCTGCAAGACGTTTTTCAAGGCGCTCACGGCCGAACCCTTAGCTACCTTCGATGATCTCATGGTGCGCGCCACGCCAAGCTTTCACCGGCGCTTTGCCGCCTTTCGGTCCAAGGTCGCGGTCGATGGCGCCGCGACCACTAAGCATTTCTTTGACATGGATCCGCTGAGTGGCGTTACTCTACATGAGCCACCAGCTTTCGCCCGGCTCTCCCAACGCTTTGAGAGATTCGATGCACAGCTCTACGAGCGCTTCGCAAAGCGGCACAGCGAGGCCAGGCCAAAGGGAGAGAAGGGATGA
- a CDS encoding type II toxin-antitoxin system RelE/ParE family toxin, with protein MSRSFRLTRRAEASLTEIARWTIETFGLRQAELYEAELLNCCERILNGHAHSRSCAALVDDVEDLRFIRAGEHFLVFLDRSDEVIIVDILHSRSDLPRHVTSLLALKSENC; from the coding sequence ATGAGCCGATCCTTCCGGCTGACCCGTCGTGCGGAAGCCAGCCTCACTGAAATCGCCAGATGGACAATCGAAACTTTCGGGCTGCGCCAAGCAGAACTCTACGAGGCCGAATTGCTCAACTGCTGTGAACGTATCCTGAATGGCCATGCGCATAGTCGGAGTTGCGCGGCTCTCGTTGATGATGTCGAAGACCTGCGATTCATAAGGGCAGGGGAGCATTTCCTGGTCTTTCTAGATCGATCGGACGAGGTCATCATCGTGGATATCCTCCATTCCCGAAGCGATCTCCCTCGCCATGTTACCTCGCTTTTGGCCTTAAAGTCCGAAAACTGCTGA
- a CDS encoding TniB family NTP-binding protein: MGVTRTPILLLQAPPAPDERRFYQHILASIGAPMWGRHTVSELKVRALSHLHDMDLKMIMIDEVHNLLAGSYREQRRFLNMLGFLANDLCASLVVFGVNGAVDAIRGDEQLAR, from the coding sequence ATAGGTGTCACACGAACGCCAATCTTACTTCTGCAGGCACCGCCCGCACCAGATGAGCGACGGTTCTATCAACACATTCTCGCGTCGATTGGTGCGCCGATGTGGGGCAGACACACTGTGTCCGAACTGAAGGTGCGCGCGCTAAGCCATCTGCACGACATGGACCTCAAAATGATCATGATCGACGAGGTTCATAACTTGCTGGCAGGCAGCTATCGGGAACAGCGTCGTTTCCTTAACATGCTCGGTTTCCTCGCCAACGATCTGTGCGCATCGCTTGTCGTGTTCGGCGTCAACGGAGCCGTCGATGCCATTCGCGGTGACGAGCAGCTCGCTCGGTGA
- the repC gene encoding replication initiation protein RepC, whose amino-acid sequence MRNKRTALNLPTFMQACPEFASWVRSMDRIPGRLVRSEHAWNVAQDRMGTQVAMAAFALVFEKHSASEVASPDGYLRRMGEKAGAGKLHLERSFYGRLSGQAA is encoded by the coding sequence ATGCGCAATAAGCGGACAGCGCTCAACCTGCCGACATTCATGCAGGCCTGCCCGGAATTCGCGTCCTGGGTGCGCAGTATGGACAGAATTCCTGGACGATTGGTGCGCTCTGAGCATGCCTGGAATGTGGCGCAGGATCGAATGGGCACCCAGGTGGCCATGGCCGCGTTTGCACTCGTCTTCGAGAAACACAGTGCAAGCGAGGTTGCCTCACCGGACGGATACTTGCGGCGCATGGGCGAGAAAGCCGGGGCAGGGAAGCTGCATCTCGAGCGCAGCTTCTATGGTAGGCTCAGTGGGCAGGCGGCATGA
- a CDS encoding ABC transporter ATP-binding protein, which translates to MSNTRALLKLFQQLEDLRWYIVPLVILGILVSLFEGIGLLLLVPIFAALLGTSGDEQAAQSTGLGFLDEALAAFTDESRLTALILCIVGLVILKNIAQYIKDVAWTAYDAETNKHIQAKLFARLMANDPRDFARGPGGLLNTFENQSWRAIDALLGVAVALVELCGALFFIALLIILSLEMTLIVLLCGTALYVLISFLTRKIETLGAELVETQEDVSRRLWDVLTGLKTIFIFGNEAQEKKQFARVIDRTVSKGVRQEKLSAAVDPIIETLVALLIGAVCILSIGEDLSALPELVSFVLILRRLIPRLQSLIGVRVELAAEIASIHNILPFFEPPRRSGGDTPFRGFETDIEVEGLTFQYDSEEDVALDEVSFSIALGEITGVAGPSGAGKSTLVDLLCRIRTPSGGAIKANGYDIGNFALTDWRAKLGVVIQDIHLFRASIRDNIAYGLPDVSPAEIEEAARAASIHEFIVNHPEGYDRVLTENGADLSGGQRQRLALARALLRKPKLLILDEATSALDPLAETLVKEAIAARPEGCTVLVIAHRATTIKVADTIIVMEGGRVVQSGTWDSLVNDLGLFQRMFQPDA; encoded by the coding sequence ATGAGCAACACCCGCGCGCTCTTGAAGCTCTTTCAGCAGTTGGAAGACTTAAGATGGTACATCGTGCCGCTCGTTATTCTCGGCATCCTCGTATCGCTTTTTGAGGGCATCGGACTTCTTCTCCTCGTTCCTATTTTTGCAGCGTTACTCGGCACAAGCGGGGACGAGCAGGCCGCGCAGTCCACCGGGCTGGGCTTCTTAGATGAGGCTCTGGCCGCCTTTACCGACGAGAGCCGTCTGACCGCGCTTATCCTCTGCATTGTCGGTCTCGTCATTCTCAAGAATATCGCGCAGTACATCAAAGATGTCGCTTGGACAGCATATGACGCCGAAACCAATAAGCACATTCAGGCCAAGCTCTTCGCCCGGCTCATGGCAAATGACCCGAGGGACTTCGCGCGCGGGCCAGGCGGGTTGCTCAACACGTTCGAGAACCAATCCTGGCGCGCTATTGACGCGCTTTTGGGCGTGGCAGTGGCGCTGGTGGAGCTGTGCGGGGCGCTCTTTTTCATCGCGTTGCTGATCATCCTATCTTTGGAGATGACGCTCATCGTACTTCTCTGTGGAACTGCACTTTATGTTCTCATCTCGTTCCTCACTCGAAAAATTGAGACGTTGGGCGCGGAACTCGTGGAAACGCAGGAAGATGTCTCCCGACGTCTTTGGGACGTTTTAACCGGCCTGAAGACGATCTTCATCTTCGGCAACGAAGCCCAAGAGAAGAAGCAATTCGCCCGCGTCATCGACAGAACGGTAAGCAAAGGCGTGCGTCAGGAGAAGCTCTCCGCCGCGGTCGATCCGATCATTGAGACCCTCGTCGCCCTACTCATTGGCGCGGTTTGCATCCTTAGCATCGGAGAGGACCTTTCCGCGCTCCCTGAACTTGTCAGCTTTGTCCTGATCCTCAGACGGCTCATCCCACGTTTGCAGTCCTTGATCGGTGTCCGTGTGGAGCTCGCCGCTGAGATCGCTTCAATCCACAACATCCTCCCGTTCTTTGAGCCGCCGCGTAGGAGCGGGGGGGATACGCCGTTTCGTGGGTTTGAAACGGATATCGAGGTGGAAGGGCTCACTTTCCAATACGACAGTGAGGAGGACGTGGCGCTGGATGAAGTAAGTTTTTCGATCGCCTTGGGCGAGATCACAGGGGTCGCGGGGCCGTCAGGCGCTGGAAAATCGACGCTAGTTGATCTTCTCTGCCGGATACGCACGCCGAGCGGCGGGGCCATAAAAGCAAATGGCTACGACATCGGGAATTTCGCGCTCACGGATTGGCGCGCGAAGCTGGGCGTGGTCATCCAGGACATTCACCTCTTTCGCGCCAGTATCCGAGATAACATCGCCTATGGCCTGCCTGATGTGAGCCCGGCCGAGATCGAGGAAGCTGCTCGGGCAGCCAGCATCCATGAATTCATCGTTAATCACCCTGAGGGCTACGACCGGGTGCTCACGGAGAATGGAGCCGACCTCTCCGGCGGACAACGCCAGCGGCTCGCCCTCGCCAGGGCGCTTCTCCGAAAGCCAAAGCTTCTGATCCTTGATGAAGCTACAAGCGCGCTCGATCCCCTGGCGGAGACATTGGTGAAAGAAGCCATCGCCGCCCGTCCGGAGGGCTGCACTGTCCTTGTCATCGCGCACAGGGCCACAACGATCAAAGTCGCGGACACGATCATTGTGATGGAGGGAGGGCGCGTGGTGCAATCGGGCACGTGGGATTCGCTCGTCAACGATCTGGGCCTATTTCAGCGGATGTTTCAGCCTGACGCGTGA
- a CDS encoding transposase — protein MTKRRSFSDNFKATVALEALRGDKTAQEIAAKHKVHPTQVTTWKRQAIEVLTGVFSDKVRRAEDNEAEVKELHAKIGKLAVENDFLSQGLKR, from the coding sequence ATGACGAAGAGACGCAGTTTTTCAGACAATTTCAAAGCTACTGTGGCGCTCGAGGCGCTACGTGGTGACAAGACCGCGCAAGAGATTGCAGCGAAGCACAAGGTTCATCCAACGCAGGTGACGACGTGGAAGCGACAGGCCATTGAAGTGCTGACCGGGGTATTTTCCGATAAGGTCCGGCGGGCCGAAGATAACGAAGCTGAGGTCAAAGAGCTTCACGCCAAGATCGGAAAGCTGGCGGTCGAAAACGATTTTTTGTCACAAGGGCTAAAGCGATGA
- a CDS encoding tyrosine-type recombinase/integrase, with amino-acid sequence MATEDKKLSSARASTSDDAEVEESDQEKRDGITLPSHVAGSGTLDQLVETALSYAKQAASENTLKAYAKDWVHFTRWCRLKGTDPLPPSPEMIGLYLANLAAPTGKAPALSVSTIERRLSGLSWNYKQRGFKLDRKNRHIASVLAGIKRKHARPPVQKEAILAEDILAMVATLPFDLRGLRDRAILLIGYAGGLRRSEIISLDGHKDDTPDSGGWIEIVDKGALLTLNAKTGWREVEIGHGSSDQSCPVHALEQWLHFAKINFGPVFVGISRDGKRASETRLNDKHVVRLIKRTVLDAGIRADLPEKDRLALFSGHSLRPGLASSAEVDERYVQKQLGHASAEMTRRYQRRRDRFRVNLTKAAGL; translated from the coding sequence ATGGCCACAGAGGACAAGAAATTAAGCTCAGCACGCGCTAGTACATCCGATGATGCTGAGGTTGAAGAGAGCGATCAAGAGAAAAGAGATGGCATCACCTTGCCCTCGCATGTGGCTGGTTCAGGCACCCTCGATCAGCTGGTAGAAACCGCACTCAGCTATGCAAAGCAGGCGGCTTCTGAGAACACCCTGAAGGCCTATGCGAAAGACTGGGTGCACTTTACCCGCTGGTGCAGACTGAAGGGAACGGACCCTTTGCCGCCTTCACCTGAGATGATCGGGCTCTACCTCGCTAACCTTGCGGCACCCACGGGAAAGGCCCCTGCCCTCTCAGTCTCGACAATCGAGCGCCGTCTTTCTGGCCTTAGCTGGAACTACAAGCAACGCGGCTTCAAACTCGATCGCAAGAACCGCCATATCGCCTCCGTACTGGCCGGCATCAAACGCAAACACGCCCGTCCGCCGGTGCAGAAGGAGGCTATCCTGGCCGAGGACATTCTAGCCATGGTCGCCACTCTGCCCTTCGACCTGCGCGGTCTGCGAGACCGGGCCATCCTGCTGATCGGCTATGCGGGCGGTCTGCGCCGGTCGGAAATCATCAGCCTCGACGGGCACAAGGATGACACGCCGGATTCAGGTGGCTGGATCGAGATCGTCGACAAGGGCGCCCTACTCACCCTCAATGCTAAGACTGGCTGGCGCGAGGTCGAGATTGGCCACGGTTCTAGCGACCAGAGCTGCCCCGTGCACGCGCTCGAACAATGGCTGCACTTCGCCAAGATCAACTTCGGTCCGGTCTTTGTCGGCATCTCGCGGGATGGCAAAAGGGCTTCTGAGACGAGATTGAACGACAAGCATGTCGTGCGGTTGATCAAGCGCACGGTCCTGGACGCCGGAATTCGTGCCGACCTGCCTGAAAAGGACCGGCTCGCGCTTTTTTCCGGTCATTCCCTGCGTCCCGGCCTCGCCAGTTCGGCAGAGGTTGATGAACGCTATGTCCAGAAACAGCTCGGCCACGCTTCGGCGGAAATGACCCGCCGCTATCAACGCCGGCGCGACCGGTTCCGAGTAAACCTGACGAAGGCAGCCGGGTTGTGA
- a CDS encoding trifunctional glycosyltransferase/class I SAM-dependent methyltransferase/polysaccharide deacetylase — MAYDRSVFPRVSIVMPAYNAAAFIDEALTSIAAQSFTAWEIIIVDDGSSDDTADIAERWAQQDKRIRVLKQANAGASAARNTGLEAARAAWIAFIDSDDWVHRDYLVKLMKPLKKKPLNAVFCIAVDVVSDGSRGKRWIPPPKDNLFPVFATDCPIAVHSGIFRRSVLQEIGGWDPDLGTCEDWDLWMRLARTTNRIENVMEELAFIRLRTGSLSRSMPMRLARDGVIVIERAGEPDPRVPEPIPRWANGLKSPDKDDRVAQHLIWSAALDIAGGGDGKGVLGFDPTHLTAPIEPFDLAATVWDAISHTTGEMADDWVSLMPDVKALVAWIEERNPTPDLALRTFRALELMIFQYAYLKEPVAFCSTYWLTIDIEEPIETVHVPAGLSQLAVVAFDGEERIGTIGLDVRDGAVAAHRLADALARRFGGRLVYGRLKKRDRAALSLIPHLLRAGLTRKVARFGAAFIQMDRHSQYDRAKALAIGLGPDIVRASGIIEIAKGEAEDATAAAPLSGEAQAEGKDQDDVFMPHDEEYGTPYWEDVFANQDPWDYSNRYEQTKYEQTLALLPQRKFGRALELACAEGHFTQQLAPLVEQLIATDISATALERAKEACASFDNITYQQLDLKNGQIPEKFDLIVCSEVLYYFESRKVLAKIARKLAKSLAPGGMILMAHGKIAVNAPKETGFDWGHPFDSRSIREIFAKDPGLIIVEEAWSDIYGIQLFEASSGGMARSAPRVTKITRDPDLTYCVSSQIEWNGAAHFKKVEVSDKLPILNFHRVTPEPFPPALAPYCHTPEQFDAQLRYFAERGYYGVTLDAWQTERARWRGMPGRALAITFDDGFVDFLEHALPTLEKYGFPATMFLVSEFVGKAAQWDARHGTPAPLMTWEQIKEAANHGVQFGSHTASHPILSALSPGEVTDEANRSRKEIEQRLGQRVESIAYPYGDYNEIVARIFEDQGYTMGLNTSGDPAEIHDRPMEMSRIELLPTDGPEEIALKIPTPRKTNQLRALRMGLQDTIFRTRYNLF; from the coding sequence ATGGCTTATGACCGTTCGGTATTCCCGCGCGTCTCCATCGTCATGCCTGCCTACAATGCGGCGGCATTCATTGATGAAGCGTTGACGAGCATCGCCGCGCAGTCCTTCACTGCTTGGGAAATCATCATCGTCGATGACGGCTCTTCTGATGACACTGCCGACATCGCGGAACGCTGGGCTCAGCAAGACAAGCGCATCCGCGTTTTAAAGCAAGCAAACGCGGGGGCGAGCGCGGCGCGCAACACCGGGCTCGAAGCGGCCCGCGCCGCATGGATTGCGTTCATTGATAGCGATGATTGGGTCCACCGTGATTACCTGGTAAAGCTGATGAAACCGCTGAAGAAGAAGCCTCTGAACGCGGTCTTTTGTATCGCAGTGGACGTCGTCTCCGACGGATCGCGTGGGAAGCGCTGGATCCCGCCCCCCAAAGACAATCTCTTCCCCGTATTTGCAACGGACTGCCCCATTGCCGTCCATAGCGGTATCTTCCGGCGGAGCGTACTTCAGGAGATCGGTGGCTGGGACCCGGACCTAGGCACATGCGAAGACTGGGACCTCTGGATGCGTCTCGCGCGGACGACCAATAGGATCGAAAATGTGATGGAAGAGTTGGCCTTCATTCGCCTCCGTACGGGCTCCCTCTCGCGGTCTATGCCCATGCGTTTGGCGCGCGACGGTGTCATCGTGATTGAGCGGGCCGGTGAGCCGGACCCCCGCGTCCCGGAGCCCATTCCCCGCTGGGCGAACGGCCTTAAGAGCCCCGACAAAGACGACCGCGTCGCGCAACATCTCATCTGGTCGGCGGCACTCGATATCGCCGGCGGCGGCGATGGAAAGGGTGTTCTGGGGTTCGATCCCACCCATCTTACCGCTCCCATCGAGCCTTTCGACCTCGCCGCGACGGTGTGGGACGCGATTTCTCACACTACGGGCGAGATGGCTGACGATTGGGTGTCTTTAATGCCGGATGTAAAAGCCCTTGTCGCGTGGATCGAGGAAAGAAACCCGACGCCGGACTTGGCCCTGCGCACTTTCCGGGCATTGGAACTCATGATCTTTCAGTACGCTTACCTGAAAGAGCCCGTTGCCTTCTGCAGCACCTATTGGCTGACGATTGATATCGAAGAGCCGATTGAGACCGTTCATGTGCCCGCGGGCCTGTCGCAGCTCGCGGTGGTCGCCTTTGATGGGGAAGAGCGGATCGGCACCATCGGGCTAGACGTGCGCGACGGCGCGGTGGCGGCGCATCGGCTCGCGGATGCCCTCGCGCGCCGGTTTGGTGGGCGGTTGGTATATGGCCGTTTGAAGAAGCGGGATAGAGCCGCACTCAGCCTCATCCCCCACCTCCTTCGTGCGGGCCTAACGCGAAAAGTCGCGCGGTTTGGGGCAGCCTTTATACAGATGGACCGCCATTCGCAGTATGACCGCGCCAAAGCGCTCGCCATCGGTCTCGGGCCCGACATCGTCCGCGCAAGTGGGATCATAGAGATTGCCAAAGGGGAGGCAGAAGACGCCACGGCGGCCGCGCCTCTTTCTGGCGAAGCGCAAGCAGAAGGCAAAGATCAAGATGACGTGTTCATGCCCCATGACGAGGAGTATGGCACGCCCTACTGGGAAGATGTCTTCGCGAACCAAGACCCTTGGGATTACTCCAACCGCTACGAGCAGACCAAATACGAGCAGACGCTCGCCCTCCTGCCGCAGCGTAAGTTCGGACGGGCCTTGGAGCTCGCCTGTGCGGAAGGTCACTTTACCCAGCAGCTTGCGCCCCTGGTGGAGCAACTCATTGCGACCGACATCTCCGCAACAGCGCTGGAACGCGCTAAAGAAGCCTGCGCTTCCTTTGACAACATCACCTACCAGCAGCTCGACCTAAAGAACGGGCAGATCCCCGAAAAGTTCGACCTGATCGTATGTAGCGAAGTGCTGTACTACTTTGAGTCCCGGAAAGTCCTGGCCAAGATCGCGCGGAAACTCGCGAAGAGCTTGGCGCCGGGCGGGATGATCCTGATGGCCCATGGTAAGATCGCGGTGAACGCGCCGAAAGAGACTGGATTTGATTGGGGCCATCCTTTTGATTCGCGCAGCATTAGAGAGATTTTTGCCAAAGACCCCGGCCTCATTATCGTTGAGGAAGCTTGGTCGGATATCTACGGTATACAGCTTTTCGAAGCCTCTTCCGGCGGGATGGCGCGGTCTGCCCCACGCGTGACCAAGATCACGCGCGACCCAGACCTCACCTATTGCGTGTCTTCCCAGATTGAGTGGAACGGAGCGGCCCATTTCAAGAAAGTTGAAGTTTCCGATAAGCTCCCGATCCTCAATTTTCATCGCGTAACGCCAGAGCCCTTCCCGCCTGCGCTAGCCCCGTATTGCCATACGCCCGAACAGTTTGACGCACAGCTACGCTACTTCGCGGAACGTGGGTATTATGGCGTAACGCTCGACGCTTGGCAGACAGAGCGCGCGCGGTGGCGGGGGATGCCGGGCCGCGCTTTGGCGATCACGTTCGATGATGGGTTTGTGGATTTTCTCGAACACGCGCTGCCCACCTTGGAAAAGTACGGCTTCCCAGCGACGATGTTCCTGGTGAGCGAGTTCGTCGGAAAGGCAGCGCAGTGGGACGCCCGCCATGGCACGCCTGCGCCACTCATGACCTGGGAGCAGATCAAGGAAGCCGCAAATCACGGTGTTCAATTCGGCTCTCACACGGCGAGCCACCCGATCCTTTCCGCCCTGAGCCCCGGCGAGGTGACGGACGAAGCCAACCGCTCACGTAAGGAGATTGAACAAAGGCTCGGGCAGCGGGTGGAGAGCATCGCTTACCCTTACGGCGACTACAACGAAATCGTCGCGCGCATCTTTGAAGATCAAGGCTATACCATGGGCCTCAACACCTCGGGCGACCCCGCAGAGATCCATGATCGGCCAATGGAGATGAGCCGGATCGAGCTTTTGCCCACCGATGGGCCCGAAGAAATCGCGCTAAAAATCCCCACGCCGCGCAAAACCAATCAGTTACGGGCGCTGCGTATGGGGCTTCAGGACACGATTTTCAGAACCCGGTACAACCTTTTCTGA
- a CDS encoding type II toxin-antitoxin system ParD family antitoxin — translation MVTRNVVLTETQDHLVQALVASGRYQNVSEAMRAGLRLLEQEEAQIAGIRQGLLEGLAQAKAGDFAKGSGKDAIRRAFATARARS, via the coding sequence ATGGTGACACGCAACGTTGTCCTGACCGAAACCCAAGACCATCTTGTTCAAGCACTGGTGGCGTCCGGGCGCTACCAGAATGTGAGTGAAGCCATGCGCGCTGGCTTGAGGCTGCTCGAGCAGGAAGAGGCGCAGATCGCGGGCATCCGCCAAGGGCTTCTCGAAGGTCTGGCGCAGGCCAAGGCGGGTGATTTTGCTAAGGGCAGCGGCAAAGATGCGATCCGTAGGGCTTTTGCGACTGCGCGAGCGCGTTCATGA